Proteins from a genomic interval of Capsicum annuum cultivar UCD-10X-F1 chromosome 4, UCD10Xv1.1, whole genome shotgun sequence:
- the LOC107852496 gene encoding putative E3 ubiquitin-protein ligase LIN-1 isoform X3, with amino-acid sequence MVGNYRFEMDQEDIVRSLITSVDSFIQDRLIDKEQRTLHKEQCAERLAAEDGSSDKDSEVRYSDQAVLANLDWGIDALEEAINTSNIETKMARLDYAEKMLQVCAMLDSSHETAGVPNFYLSAWAHLNLSYLWKLRNHVNNAVLHILEMFTVDPFFSRIDFAPELWKCLFLPHMSSIVGWYSEERHRIVIDVIPDSSDLSFTMDFDHDFNESLIFSVRPDQAEKMQKFEQLYGQSLDDNTRLYAKYYKDCMNYDSATSKKAIPLLPIAEPPMTPLHEVRRSIPDYVKFGPILPKSAGFSHILRAKENDAEGTSSRSNMTSSLSDNQEDSTTWDPLKGIPEEDEEDYDPEPHVHIASNKRNQENNSSYCGGVNKDVEARSKVKQTNTNHKQSPKAFPSVDSPQVESHKVLSQGPSPKRSDTPSRKGVPVLRLLSGRVKDSSISSSLHLSQELKISSADSDEERTEQHETVGEKNARRLSLNQSLEKGYVYTSHFLVSNIGDKSTAPSRPPKDFVCPITGQIFNDPVTLETGQTYERKAIQEWIKRGNTTCPITRQSLSADTLPKTNYVLKRLITSWREQHPDLAQEFSYSETPRSYLSMPSSRERSSESTPSPAFSHPNHRRIEEIVEQRSRRFMRATVSMSPTSVISQAATEAIINGLKPYVSCLCTSEDLQECEQAILTIAKIWNDLRAESQGVRSYLSAPTIVNGFVEVLSASIKREVLQTTIYILSELLYVEDSITEILTSVDSDFECLATLLKDGLPEAAVLIYLLRPSFSQLSARNFVPSLTQIISNRNEDSSDFEFKIGPKEAAVVLLEQIITGGGESDRSFNAMQIISGNGISALLKCLEHENGRESIVCILLFCIRADTSCRNTIASRIELSPVLELIHTGSDSVKATCIELLYELVLLSRRTLCNQILQIIKDEGAFSTMHTLLVCLQMASMEQKSTIAPLLLQLDLLVEPRKMSMYREESIEALIEALHKKEFPASQLKALDGLLSLSGHLTNSGKSFLEAQLLKAAGFNQGYNAMMKEEKQRAGENDITNTMEEEEKALSSWENRMAFVLCNHEKGLIFKALEECLKSTSMEIAKSSFIVASWLIHMLYSFPDTGIRDVARKSLLEQFIQMLQSTKNLEEKILAALALRGFITDLGALCELAIYAKCLCKSLRKLKKYSTVVGDIMKTLMNLPCIDGAELWRYSECPEMDVSLNGEVLCLLHIRGLLISSHSDGTIKVWETGKRVLRLIHETREHTKAVTCLYVSSSCDKLYSGSLDRTIRVWAINQEEIHCLQVHDVKEPVFELIANTHFACFASQATGIKVYNWSGVPKHVNFQKYVKCLAIMGDKLYCGCTGYSIQEVDLSSQTSTTFYAGAKKLLGKQNIYSLQVQKNVVFAGGSLVDGISGKAFSLPSKAVIGTFSTGSDIQRLAVNNDFIFFATKSGNIEVWQQERVAKMTSIKMRSVGQSRTTSLAVDKDGEMIFTGSTDGKIQVWRLD; translated from the exons atggttgGAAATTACAGATTTGAAATGGATCAGGAAGACATAGTTAGGTCCTTGATCACTTCTGTAGATAGCTTCATTCAAGATAGGCTGATTGACAAGGAACAAAGAACATTACATAAAGAACAGTGTGCTGAGAGGTTAGCAGCTGAAGATGGGAGCTCCGATAAAGATTCAGAAGTTCGATACTCTGATCAAGCAGTTTTAGCCAATTTGGACTGGGGAATTGATGCCCTTGAAGAGGCAATCAATACATCAAACATTGAAACTAAGATGGCTAGACTAGATTATGCAGAAAAAATGCTGCAAGTGTGTGCTATGTTGGATTCTAGCCACGAAACTGCAGGGGTGCCTAATTTTTATCTCTCTGCTTGGGCTCATTTGAATCTTTCTTACTTATGGAAGTTGAGAAACCACGTTAACAATGCCGTACTTCATATCTTGGAGATGTTTACTGTTGACCCTTTCTTCTCACGGATAGATTTTGCACCTGAGCTTTGGAAATGTTTGTTTCTTCCACACATGAGCTCCATCGTTGGGTGGTACTCAGAGGAGAGACATCGGATCGTCATAGATGTCATTCCTGATTCCAGTGACTTGTCTTTCACTATGGATTTTGATCATGATTTTAATGAATCTTTGATATTCTCTGTAAGGCCTGATCAAGCCGAGAAAATGCAGAAATTCGAGCAGCTGTATGGACAATCATTGGATGACAATACAAGGCTTTATGCAAAATACTATAAGGACTGCATGAACTATGACTCTGCAACATCAAAGAAGGCAATTCCTCTGTTGCCAATCGCAGAGCCACCGATGACTCCACTGCATGAGGTACGCCGGTCAATACCTGATTATGTCAAATTTGGCCCAATCTTGCCAAAGAGTGCGGGTTTCTCTCATATTCTGAGAGCGAAGGAGAATGATGCAGAAGGAACTTCAAG CAGATCGAATATGACTTCTTCGTTGTCGGATAATCAGGAGGACTCCACGACTTGGGATCCACTA AAAGGAATTCCTGAGGAGGATGAAGAAGATTATGACCCTGAGCCTCATGTACACATTGCATCAAATAAGAGGAATCAAGAAAACAATTCATCCTATTGTGGTGGAGTCAATAAGGATGTAGAAGCCAGGTCCAAAGTCAAGCAAACTAATACAAACCATAAACAATCTCCTAAGGCCTTCCCTTCAGTGGACTCCCCTCAAGTGGAGTCCCATAAAGTTCTTTCCCAAGGGCCTTCACCAAAAAGATCAGATACCCCCTCGAGAAAAGGTGTACCTGTGTTACGCCTCTTGTCTGGACGCGTTAAGGACtcctcaatttcttcttctttgcatTTATCCCAAGAATTAAAAATTAGCTCAGCAGATTCAGATGAAGAAAGGACA GAGCAGCATGAAACTGTCGGGGAGAAAAATGCTCGAAGGCTGAGCCTTAACCAATCGTTAGAAAAAGGGTATGTCTATACAAGTCACTTTCTAGTTTCTAATATTGGAG ATAAGTCGACTGCTCCATCAAGGCCACCAAAAGATTTTGTCTGTCCAATAACTGGGCAAATATTCAATGACCCTGTCACCCTTGAAACTGGTCAAACATATGAAAGGAAAGCCATACAGGAATGGATAAAAAGAGGTAATACAACGTGCCCCATTACAAGGCAGTCTTTATCTGCAGATACTCTACCTAAAACCAACTATGTCCTGAAGAGACTGATAACCTCTTGGAGGGAACAGCACCCTGACCTAGCTCAGGAGTTTTCATACTCTGAAACACCGCGAAGTTATTTAAGCATGCCCTCTTCAAGAGAGAGATCATCTGAATCTACTCCATCTCCGGCATTTAGTCATCCCAATCATAGGCGGATAGAGGAAATCGTCGAACAAAGGTCACGAAGATTTATGCGAGCAACTGTATCAATGTCACCTACAAGTGTAATTTCTCAAGCAGCAACTGAAGCAATCATCAATGGCTTAAAACCTTATGTTTCATGTCTGTGCACTTCAGAGGACTTACAAGAGTGTGAACAAGCCATATTGACTATAGCAAAGATATGGAATGACTTGAGAGCTGAATCTCAAGGAGTTCGCTCCTATTTGTCTGCACCAACAATAGTGAATGGTTTTGTAGAGGTATTATCAGCTTCCATAAAGAGGGAAGTTTTACAGACGACAATTTATATTTTATCTGAGCTACTATATGTAGAGGATAGCATTACTGAGATCCTCACAAGTGTGGACTCGGATTTTGAGTGCCTAGCTACTTTATTGAAAGACGGTCTTCCTGAAGCAGCAGTTCTTATTTACCTACTCAGGCCATCATTCTCTCAACTTTCAGCTCGTAATTTTGTACCCTCTCTTACTCAGATTATATCAAATAGAAATGAGGATTCTAGTGATTTTGAGTTCAAAATAGGACCAAAGGAAGCTGCCGTTGTGCTGCTCGAACAGATTATTACAGGAGGAGGTGAGAGTGACCGATCATTCAATGCTATGCAGATTATATCAGGAAATGGTATTTCTGCCTTACTCAAGTGCCTAGAACATGAAAATGGAAGAGAGTCCATTGTATGCATACTTCTATTCTGTATTCGGGCTGATACGAGTTGCAGAAATACAATAGCTAGTAGAATCGAGTTATCTCCTGTTCTTGAGTTGATTCACACAGGAAGTGATAGTGTGAAGGCCACATGCATAGAACTTCTTTATGAGTTAGTTTTGTTAAGCAG GAGAACGTTGTGCAACCAGATTCTGCAGATAATTAAGGACGAGGGAGCATTTAGTACAATGCACACTCTTCTTGTCTGTCTACAGATGGCTTCAATGGAGCAGAAATCTACCATTGCTCCTCTTCTTCTGCAGCTTGACCTTCTG GTTGAGCCTCGAAAAATGAGCATGTACCGGGAAGAATCAATAGAAGCATTGATTGAAGCACTTCACAAAAAAGAATTTCCTGCATCTCAGCTCAAGGCTCTTGATGGCTTGTTATCTCTTTCCGGGCATCTGACTAACTCCGGTAAGTCCTTCCTTGAAGCCCAGCTACTGAAGGCTGCAGGATTTAATCAAGGGTATAATGCTAtgatgaaagaagagaaacaaagagCAGGTGAAAATGACATCACAAATACAATG gaagaggaagaaaaagCGCTGAGTTCTTGGGAAAATAGAATGGCTTTTGTTCTTTGCAATCATGAGAAAGGATTAATATTCAAAGCTTTAGAGGAATGCCTTAAGAGCACCTCCATGGAGATAGCAAAATCTTCATTTATTGTAGCCTCATGGCTAATTCACATGCTCTATAGTTTTCCTGATACTGGAATTAGGGATGTTGCTCGTAAGTCCTTGCTCGAGCAATTTATACAAATGCTGCAGTCAACAAAGAACCTCGAGGAAAAGATCTTGGCAGCTCTTGCTTTGAGAGGCTTTATTACTGATTTAG GTGCACTTTGCGAACTGGCAATATATGCAAAATGTTTGTGCAAAAGCTTGAGGAAACTTAAAAAGTACTCTACAGTGGTCGGTGATATAATGAAAACCTTGATGAACTTGCCATGCATTGATGGT GCAGAATTATGGCGCTATTCTGAATGTCCTGAGATGGACGTATCGCTGAATGGAGAAGTTCTTTGTCTGCTCCACATAAGAGGTCTGCTCATTAGCAGTCATTCCGATGGAACCATCAAG GTCTGGGAAACTGGAAAAAGAGTTCTTAGGTTAATTCATGAAACTCGTGAACATACCAAGGCAGTTACATGCCTTTATGTGTCATCTTCATGTGATAAACTGTATAGTGGTTCATTGGACAGAACAATCAGG GTTTGGGCTATCAATCAAGAGGAAATCCACTGTCTTCAGGTACATGATGTGAAAGAGCCGGTGTTTGAGTTGATAGCTAACACTCATTTTGCATGCTTCGCATCTCAAGCGACAGGAATCAAG GTTTATAATTGGTCAGGAGTTCCCAAGCATGTAAACTTTCAAAAATATGTCAAGTGCCTTGCCATTATGGGTGATAAGCTTTATTGCGGCTGCACAGGTTATAGTATCCAG GAAGTTGATTTAAGCTCTCAAACATCAACCACATTTTATGCTGGTGCCAAGAAGTTGTTGGGAAAACAGAACATCTATTCTCTCCAAGTTCAAAAGAATGTTGTCTTCGCTGGTGGTTCATTAGTTGATGGAATATCCGGCAAG GCATTTTCTCTCCCTAGCAAGGCGGTCATTGGAACATTTTCAACCGGTTCAGACATCCAACGACTAGCCGTGAACAATGATTTCATATTTTTCGCCACAAAATCAGGCAACATAGAGGTATGGCAACAAGAAAGAGTTGCAAAGATGACTTCCATTAAGATGAGAAGTGTTGGCCAGAGTAGAACTACATCTTTAGCTGTGGATAAAGATGGAGAAATGATATTTACTGGTTCTACTGATGGAAAAATTCAG GTTTGGCGTTTGGACTAA
- the LOC107852496 gene encoding putative E3 ubiquitin-protein ligase LIN-1 isoform X1 — translation MVGNYRFEMDQEDIVRSLITSVDSFIQDRLIDKEQRTLHKEQCAERLAAEDGSSDKDSEVRYSDQAVLANLDWGIDALEEAINTSNIETKMARLDYAEKMLQVCAMLDSSHETAGVPNFYLSAWAHLNLSYLWKLRNHVNNAVLHILEMFTVDPFFSRIDFAPELWKCLFLPHMSSIVGWYSEERHRIVIDVIPDSSDLSFTMDFDHDFNESLIFSVRPDQAEKMQKFEQLYGQSLDDNTRLYAKYYKDCMNYDSATSKKAIPLLPIAEPPMTPLHEVRRSIPDYVKFGPILPKSAGFSHILRAKENDAEGTSSRSNMTSSLSDNQEDSTTWDPLKGIPEEDEEDYDPEPHVHIASNKRNQENNSSYCGGVNKDVEARSKVKQTNTNHKQSPKAFPSVDSPQVESHKVLSQGPSPKRSDTPSRKGVPVLRLLSGRVKDSSISSSLHLSQELKISSADSDEERTEQHETVGEKNARRLSLNQSLEKGSPNNTDEGSNSCISLPLSDKSTAPSRPPKDFVCPITGQIFNDPVTLETGQTYERKAIQEWIKRGNTTCPITRQSLSADTLPKTNYVLKRLITSWREQHPDLAQEFSYSETPRSYLSMPSSRERSSESTPSPAFSHPNHRRIEEIVEQRSRRFMRATVSMSPTSVISQAATEAIINGLKPYVSCLCTSEDLQECEQAILTIAKIWNDLRAESQGVRSYLSAPTIVNGFVEVLSASIKREVLQTTIYILSELLYVEDSITEILTSVDSDFECLATLLKDGLPEAAVLIYLLRPSFSQLSARNFVPSLTQIISNRNEDSSDFEFKIGPKEAAVVLLEQIITGGGESDRSFNAMQIISGNGISALLKCLEHENGRESIVCILLFCIRADTSCRNTIASRIELSPVLELIHTGSDSVKATCIELLYELVLLSRRTLCNQILQIIKDEGAFSTMHTLLVCLQMASMEQKSTIAPLLLQLDLLVEPRKMSMYREESIEALIEALHKKEFPASQLKALDGLLSLSGHLTNSGKSFLEAQLLKAAGFNQGYNAMMKEEKQRAGENDITNTMEEEEKALSSWENRMAFVLCNHEKGLIFKALEECLKSTSMEIAKSSFIVASWLIHMLYSFPDTGIRDVARKSLLEQFIQMLQSTKNLEEKILAALALRGFITDLGALCELAIYAKCLCKSLRKLKKYSTVVGDIMKTLMNLPCIDGAELWRYSECPEMDVSLNGEVLCLLHIRGLLISSHSDGTIKVWETGKRVLRLIHETREHTKAVTCLYVSSSCDKLYSGSLDRTIRVWAINQEEIHCLQVHDVKEPVFELIANTHFACFASQATGIKVYNWSGVPKHVNFQKYVKCLAIMGDKLYCGCTGYSIQEVDLSSQTSTTFYAGAKKLLGKQNIYSLQVQKNVVFAGGSLVDGISGKAFSLPSKAVIGTFSTGSDIQRLAVNNDFIFFATKSGNIEVWQQERVAKMTSIKMRSVGQSRTTSLAVDKDGEMIFTGSTDGKIQVWRLD, via the exons atggttgGAAATTACAGATTTGAAATGGATCAGGAAGACATAGTTAGGTCCTTGATCACTTCTGTAGATAGCTTCATTCAAGATAGGCTGATTGACAAGGAACAAAGAACATTACATAAAGAACAGTGTGCTGAGAGGTTAGCAGCTGAAGATGGGAGCTCCGATAAAGATTCAGAAGTTCGATACTCTGATCAAGCAGTTTTAGCCAATTTGGACTGGGGAATTGATGCCCTTGAAGAGGCAATCAATACATCAAACATTGAAACTAAGATGGCTAGACTAGATTATGCAGAAAAAATGCTGCAAGTGTGTGCTATGTTGGATTCTAGCCACGAAACTGCAGGGGTGCCTAATTTTTATCTCTCTGCTTGGGCTCATTTGAATCTTTCTTACTTATGGAAGTTGAGAAACCACGTTAACAATGCCGTACTTCATATCTTGGAGATGTTTACTGTTGACCCTTTCTTCTCACGGATAGATTTTGCACCTGAGCTTTGGAAATGTTTGTTTCTTCCACACATGAGCTCCATCGTTGGGTGGTACTCAGAGGAGAGACATCGGATCGTCATAGATGTCATTCCTGATTCCAGTGACTTGTCTTTCACTATGGATTTTGATCATGATTTTAATGAATCTTTGATATTCTCTGTAAGGCCTGATCAAGCCGAGAAAATGCAGAAATTCGAGCAGCTGTATGGACAATCATTGGATGACAATACAAGGCTTTATGCAAAATACTATAAGGACTGCATGAACTATGACTCTGCAACATCAAAGAAGGCAATTCCTCTGTTGCCAATCGCAGAGCCACCGATGACTCCACTGCATGAGGTACGCCGGTCAATACCTGATTATGTCAAATTTGGCCCAATCTTGCCAAAGAGTGCGGGTTTCTCTCATATTCTGAGAGCGAAGGAGAATGATGCAGAAGGAACTTCAAG CAGATCGAATATGACTTCTTCGTTGTCGGATAATCAGGAGGACTCCACGACTTGGGATCCACTA AAAGGAATTCCTGAGGAGGATGAAGAAGATTATGACCCTGAGCCTCATGTACACATTGCATCAAATAAGAGGAATCAAGAAAACAATTCATCCTATTGTGGTGGAGTCAATAAGGATGTAGAAGCCAGGTCCAAAGTCAAGCAAACTAATACAAACCATAAACAATCTCCTAAGGCCTTCCCTTCAGTGGACTCCCCTCAAGTGGAGTCCCATAAAGTTCTTTCCCAAGGGCCTTCACCAAAAAGATCAGATACCCCCTCGAGAAAAGGTGTACCTGTGTTACGCCTCTTGTCTGGACGCGTTAAGGACtcctcaatttcttcttctttgcatTTATCCCAAGAATTAAAAATTAGCTCAGCAGATTCAGATGAAGAAAGGACA GAGCAGCATGAAACTGTCGGGGAGAAAAATGCTCGAAGGCTGAGCCTTAACCAATCGTTAGAAAAAGG CTCTCCGAATAATACCGATGAAGGAAGTAACAGTTGCATTTCTCTCCCATTGTCAGATAAGTCGACTGCTCCATCAAGGCCACCAAAAGATTTTGTCTGTCCAATAACTGGGCAAATATTCAATGACCCTGTCACCCTTGAAACTGGTCAAACATATGAAAGGAAAGCCATACAGGAATGGATAAAAAGAGGTAATACAACGTGCCCCATTACAAGGCAGTCTTTATCTGCAGATACTCTACCTAAAACCAACTATGTCCTGAAGAGACTGATAACCTCTTGGAGGGAACAGCACCCTGACCTAGCTCAGGAGTTTTCATACTCTGAAACACCGCGAAGTTATTTAAGCATGCCCTCTTCAAGAGAGAGATCATCTGAATCTACTCCATCTCCGGCATTTAGTCATCCCAATCATAGGCGGATAGAGGAAATCGTCGAACAAAGGTCACGAAGATTTATGCGAGCAACTGTATCAATGTCACCTACAAGTGTAATTTCTCAAGCAGCAACTGAAGCAATCATCAATGGCTTAAAACCTTATGTTTCATGTCTGTGCACTTCAGAGGACTTACAAGAGTGTGAACAAGCCATATTGACTATAGCAAAGATATGGAATGACTTGAGAGCTGAATCTCAAGGAGTTCGCTCCTATTTGTCTGCACCAACAATAGTGAATGGTTTTGTAGAGGTATTATCAGCTTCCATAAAGAGGGAAGTTTTACAGACGACAATTTATATTTTATCTGAGCTACTATATGTAGAGGATAGCATTACTGAGATCCTCACAAGTGTGGACTCGGATTTTGAGTGCCTAGCTACTTTATTGAAAGACGGTCTTCCTGAAGCAGCAGTTCTTATTTACCTACTCAGGCCATCATTCTCTCAACTTTCAGCTCGTAATTTTGTACCCTCTCTTACTCAGATTATATCAAATAGAAATGAGGATTCTAGTGATTTTGAGTTCAAAATAGGACCAAAGGAAGCTGCCGTTGTGCTGCTCGAACAGATTATTACAGGAGGAGGTGAGAGTGACCGATCATTCAATGCTATGCAGATTATATCAGGAAATGGTATTTCTGCCTTACTCAAGTGCCTAGAACATGAAAATGGAAGAGAGTCCATTGTATGCATACTTCTATTCTGTATTCGGGCTGATACGAGTTGCAGAAATACAATAGCTAGTAGAATCGAGTTATCTCCTGTTCTTGAGTTGATTCACACAGGAAGTGATAGTGTGAAGGCCACATGCATAGAACTTCTTTATGAGTTAGTTTTGTTAAGCAG GAGAACGTTGTGCAACCAGATTCTGCAGATAATTAAGGACGAGGGAGCATTTAGTACAATGCACACTCTTCTTGTCTGTCTACAGATGGCTTCAATGGAGCAGAAATCTACCATTGCTCCTCTTCTTCTGCAGCTTGACCTTCTG GTTGAGCCTCGAAAAATGAGCATGTACCGGGAAGAATCAATAGAAGCATTGATTGAAGCACTTCACAAAAAAGAATTTCCTGCATCTCAGCTCAAGGCTCTTGATGGCTTGTTATCTCTTTCCGGGCATCTGACTAACTCCGGTAAGTCCTTCCTTGAAGCCCAGCTACTGAAGGCTGCAGGATTTAATCAAGGGTATAATGCTAtgatgaaagaagagaaacaaagagCAGGTGAAAATGACATCACAAATACAATG gaagaggaagaaaaagCGCTGAGTTCTTGGGAAAATAGAATGGCTTTTGTTCTTTGCAATCATGAGAAAGGATTAATATTCAAAGCTTTAGAGGAATGCCTTAAGAGCACCTCCATGGAGATAGCAAAATCTTCATTTATTGTAGCCTCATGGCTAATTCACATGCTCTATAGTTTTCCTGATACTGGAATTAGGGATGTTGCTCGTAAGTCCTTGCTCGAGCAATTTATACAAATGCTGCAGTCAACAAAGAACCTCGAGGAAAAGATCTTGGCAGCTCTTGCTTTGAGAGGCTTTATTACTGATTTAG GTGCACTTTGCGAACTGGCAATATATGCAAAATGTTTGTGCAAAAGCTTGAGGAAACTTAAAAAGTACTCTACAGTGGTCGGTGATATAATGAAAACCTTGATGAACTTGCCATGCATTGATGGT GCAGAATTATGGCGCTATTCTGAATGTCCTGAGATGGACGTATCGCTGAATGGAGAAGTTCTTTGTCTGCTCCACATAAGAGGTCTGCTCATTAGCAGTCATTCCGATGGAACCATCAAG GTCTGGGAAACTGGAAAAAGAGTTCTTAGGTTAATTCATGAAACTCGTGAACATACCAAGGCAGTTACATGCCTTTATGTGTCATCTTCATGTGATAAACTGTATAGTGGTTCATTGGACAGAACAATCAGG GTTTGGGCTATCAATCAAGAGGAAATCCACTGTCTTCAGGTACATGATGTGAAAGAGCCGGTGTTTGAGTTGATAGCTAACACTCATTTTGCATGCTTCGCATCTCAAGCGACAGGAATCAAG GTTTATAATTGGTCAGGAGTTCCCAAGCATGTAAACTTTCAAAAATATGTCAAGTGCCTTGCCATTATGGGTGATAAGCTTTATTGCGGCTGCACAGGTTATAGTATCCAG GAAGTTGATTTAAGCTCTCAAACATCAACCACATTTTATGCTGGTGCCAAGAAGTTGTTGGGAAAACAGAACATCTATTCTCTCCAAGTTCAAAAGAATGTTGTCTTCGCTGGTGGTTCATTAGTTGATGGAATATCCGGCAAG GCATTTTCTCTCCCTAGCAAGGCGGTCATTGGAACATTTTCAACCGGTTCAGACATCCAACGACTAGCCGTGAACAATGATTTCATATTTTTCGCCACAAAATCAGGCAACATAGAGGTATGGCAACAAGAAAGAGTTGCAAAGATGACTTCCATTAAGATGAGAAGTGTTGGCCAGAGTAGAACTACATCTTTAGCTGTGGATAAAGATGGAGAAATGATATTTACTGGTTCTACTGATGGAAAAATTCAG GTTTGGCGTTTGGACTAA